From one Cetobacterium somerae ATCC BAA-474 genomic stretch:
- a CDS encoding glycoside hydrolase family 28 protein, translating to MEINIVLINSRSFTFEINNTDRFYLKNKLEVKIGKQKFEIEKTVNSVYDLEPETNYTLEIYDNGELLIKKDFITKSESFSLNVKRFGVKGDGVSNDTLPLQTAIMSCPKNGRVYIPKGKYLVTSLFLKSDITIELGAGAEILGDTNRDNFGILPGLIENEKDEEYYLGTWEGNPLDSFSSIITGINIENVKIIGEGVINGQASKENWWNNPKIKRGAWRPRTIFLNKCKNITIEGVTIKNSPSWTVHPFFSENLKFINLKIQNPADSPNTDGIDPESCKNVEYIGIDFSVGDDCIAIKSGKLYLGEKLKTPSENFQIRNCLMKYGHGGVVIGSEMSGGVKNVNIEKCIFYKTDKGIRVKTRRGRGEQGVIDGIIVKDVYMDEVKVPFVFNSFYFCDPDGKTEYVYTKEKLPVDKRTPHIKNLEFENIVCIETEVCAGFLYGLPEKPIENIKFKNINISFTNKDVEADYPAMMSHIEKESKCGFFIANAENVKFENVVISGNVGEQIRIQGEKE from the coding sequence ATGGAGATAAATATAGTATTAATAAATTCAAGAAGTTTTACTTTTGAAATAAATAACACAGATAGATTCTATCTTAAAAATAAGTTAGAAGTTAAGATTGGAAAACAAAAATTTGAAATAGAAAAAACAGTTAATAGTGTTTATGATTTAGAACCAGAAACAAATTATACACTGGAAATTTACGATAATGGAGAATTGTTAATAAAGAAAGATTTTATAACAAAAAGTGAAAGTTTTTCATTAAATGTTAAGAGATTTGGAGTGAAGGGGGATGGAGTATCAAATGATACCCTTCCTTTGCAAACAGCAATAATGTCTTGTCCTAAAAATGGAAGAGTGTATATTCCTAAAGGAAAATATTTAGTTACATCGTTATTTTTAAAAAGTGATATAACTATTGAATTAGGAGCTGGAGCTGAAATTTTAGGTGATACTAATCGAGATAATTTTGGAATTCTTCCAGGATTAATAGAAAATGAAAAAGATGAAGAATATTATTTAGGAACTTGGGAAGGAAATCCATTAGATAGTTTTTCTTCAATAATTACAGGAATAAACATAGAAAATGTAAAAATAATTGGAGAAGGAGTTATAAATGGACAAGCCTCTAAAGAAAATTGGTGGAATAATCCAAAGATTAAAAGAGGAGCCTGGAGACCAAGAACAATATTTTTAAATAAGTGTAAGAATATAACTATCGAGGGAGTTACGATAAAAAATTCACCATCATGGACAGTTCATCCATTTTTTTCTGAAAATTTAAAATTTATAAATTTAAAAATTCAAAATCCAGCCGATTCACCAAATACTGATGGAATAGATCCGGAATCATGTAAAAATGTAGAATACATCGGCATAGATTTTTCAGTAGGAGACGATTGCATAGCAATAAAATCTGGAAAATTATATTTAGGAGAAAAATTAAAAACTCCATCAGAAAATTTTCAAATAAGAAATTGCTTGATGAAATATGGTCATGGAGGAGTGGTTATAGGTAGTGAAATGTCTGGAGGAGTAAAAAACGTTAATATTGAAAAATGTATTTTTTACAAAACTGATAAAGGTATTAGGGTAAAAACAAGAAGAGGAAGAGGGGAACAAGGAGTTATTGATGGAATTATCGTAAAAGATGTATATATGGATGAAGTTAAAGTTCCATTTGTTTTTAATTCTTTCTATTTTTGTGATCCAGATGGAAAAACAGAGTATGTTTATACAAAAGAAAAACTCCCTGTAGATAAGAGAACACCTCATATAAAAAATTTAGAATTTGAAAATATTGTATGTATAGAGACAGAGGTTTGTGCTGGATTTTTATATGGACTGCCAGAAAAACCTATTGAAAATATAAAATTTAAAAACATAAATATAAGTTTTACAAACAAAGATGTAGAAGCAGATTATCCAGCTATGATGTCTCATATCGAAAAAGAGAGTAAATGTGGGTTTTTTATAGCAAATGCAGAAAATGTAAAGTTTGAAAATGTTGTTATATCTGGAAATGTTGGGGAACAAATAAGAATTCAAGGAGAAAAAGAGTAA
- a CDS encoding carbohydrate ABC transporter permease: MKSKQFNGYLFIAPWIIGFLIFTVYPFISSLWLSFTNYNLLSAPKFVGLSNYIKLFNDPLFLKTLSNTLKYVFITVPIKLAFALFIANILNYKLKGINFFRTAYYIPSILGGSVAIAVLWRFLFSDQGLINIIIGYLGVNPISWLGDPKYALFTVSLLRAWQFGSAMVIFLAALKNIPEELYESARIEGASQTMMFLNITIPMISPVIFFNFIMQLIQAFQEFNGPYIITGGGPLNSTKLLPLLIYDNAFNYYQMGYASAISWVLFLIIMIFTLFSFRSQKYWVHYSDSGEE, encoded by the coding sequence GTGAAAAGTAAACAATTTAACGGATATTTATTTATAGCTCCATGGATAATAGGATTTTTAATTTTTACAGTTTATCCTTTTATTTCATCACTTTGGTTAAGTTTTACAAATTACAATTTATTAAGTGCACCAAAATTTGTAGGTCTTTCAAATTATATAAAGTTATTTAATGACCCTTTATTTTTAAAAACATTGTCTAATACCTTAAAATATGTATTTATAACAGTTCCTATAAAGTTAGCTTTTGCATTATTTATAGCAAACATTTTAAATTATAAATTAAAGGGAATAAACTTTTTTAGAACGGCTTATTATATACCATCTATATTAGGAGGAAGTGTTGCAATAGCTGTTTTATGGAGATTTTTATTTTCAGATCAAGGATTAATAAATATAATAATTGGATATTTAGGAGTTAATCCAATTTCATGGTTAGGAGATCCAAAGTATGCATTATTTACAGTAAGTCTTTTAAGAGCTTGGCAGTTTGGATCTGCAATGGTGATATTTTTAGCAGCTTTAAAAAATATACCAGAAGAATTATATGAATCAGCTAGAATAGAGGGAGCTTCACAAACAATGATGTTTTTAAATATAACAATTCCGATGATATCACCAGTTATATTCTTTAACTTTATTATGCAACTTATTCAAGCTTTCCAAGAATTTAATGGACCTTATATTATAACAGGTGGTGGACCACTTAACTCAACAAAATTACTACCACTATTAATATATGATAATGCATTTAATTACTATCAAATGGGGTATGCTTCAGCGATATCATGGGTATTATTTTTAATAATAATGATATTCACACTATTTTCATTTAGAAGTCAAAAATATTGGGTACACTACTCTGATAGTGGGGAGGAATAA
- a CDS encoding carbohydrate ABC transporter permease, with product MENVKNINISIDEISDDIRKENQLRARKRNIISGIKVGLRYLTLAIVGIAMLYPLIWLLGASFKTNADIFTSIGFIPKDFKFDFSGYVNGWKTSTEYTFTTYFFNTFKIVLPKVALTIVSAVLTAYGFARFKFPGKKILFGILISTLLLPNVVLRIPQFLMYKNFGWLDTYLPLFIPAAFATDTFFVFMLIQFIRGLPKEIEEAACVDGCNSLQTLIYIMVPMLKPAIISIALFQFMWTMNDFMGPLIYLSSVEKYPVALALKMSMDVSSSVNWNQILAMSIIGLAPSLIVFFCAQRHFVDGISAGGVKG from the coding sequence ATGGAAAATGTAAAAAATATAAATATATCAATAGATGAAATCTCAGATGATATCAGAAAAGAGAATCAATTAAGAGCAAGAAAAAGAAATATAATATCAGGTATTAAAGTTGGATTGAGATATTTAACTTTAGCTATTGTTGGAATAGCTATGCTCTATCCTTTAATTTGGTTACTAGGAGCTTCTTTTAAAACAAATGCTGATATTTTTACAAGTATAGGATTTATACCTAAAGATTTTAAATTTGATTTTAGTGGATATGTAAATGGATGGAAAACGTCAACGGAGTATACATTTACAACATATTTTTTTAACACCTTTAAAATTGTTTTACCAAAAGTTGCTTTAACAATTGTATCAGCAGTTTTAACAGCTTATGGTTTTGCAAGATTTAAATTCCCAGGGAAAAAGATTTTATTTGGAATTTTGATATCAACTCTTTTACTACCAAATGTAGTTTTAAGAATTCCACAATTTTTAATGTATAAAAACTTTGGTTGGTTAGATACATATTTACCTTTATTTATTCCTGCAGCTTTTGCTACAGATACATTCTTTGTATTCATGTTAATACAATTTATAAGAGGGTTACCTAAGGAGATTGAAGAGGCTGCTTGTGTAGATGGATGTAACTCTTTACAAACACTTATTTATATAATGGTTCCTATGCTAAAACCAGCAATAATATCTATTGCACTATTTCAATTTATGTGGACTATGAATGATTTTATGGGGCCGTTAATCTATTTATCAAGTGTTGAAAAATATCCAGTAGCATTGGCATTAAAAATGTCTATGGATGTAAGTAGCAGTGTAAACTGGAATCAAATTTTAGCGATGTCAATAATTGGATTAGCACCTTCATTAATTGTATTTTTCTGTGCTCAAAGACACTTTGTAGATGGAATTTCAGCTGGAGGAGTAAAAGGATAA
- a CDS encoding UxaA family hydrolase, which produces MKKCIRINKKDNVAVALLPINKGEIVEVEDLKIKLKEDIKKGHKFTLELLGKNKDVIKYGMPIGHTLKDVEAGQWIHTHNLKTNLNDLDTYSYGDLEGVDLEGAKRKKVNVYLRKNNKIGIRNELWIIPTVGCVNGIGENIIEEFKKRFDISKVDGLNVFKHNYGCSQLGKDHITTRTTLQNIVTHPNAGGVLVLGLGCENNQVKEFKETLGEFDKERVRFLIAQDSEDEIEEGVELLKELYDKVISESRVEKEFGDLVVGLECGGSDGFSGITANPLVGEFSDYIVEHDGTTILTEVPEMFGAETLLMKRCINKDIFNKTVDMVNDFKKYFISYNQSIYENPSPGNKEGGISTLEDKSLGCTQKSGISKVKDVLRYGEVVKSKGLVLLEAPGNDLVATTALGAAGAHIVLFTTGRGTPYGGFVPTIKISTNTELAKKKPKWIDFDAGKLLDSNVTMKELLDEFVDYIIEVVEGRKTNNEINNFKEIAIFKNGVTL; this is translated from the coding sequence ATGAAAAAATGTATACGAATAAATAAAAAAGATAATGTTGCAGTTGCCCTTTTACCTATAAATAAAGGAGAAATTGTAGAGGTTGAAGATTTAAAAATTAAATTAAAAGAGGATATAAAAAAAGGTCATAAGTTTACTTTAGAGTTGTTGGGAAAAAATAAAGATGTAATAAAATATGGAATGCCAATAGGTCATACTTTGAAAGATGTAGAAGCAGGTCAATGGATACATACACATAATTTGAAAACAAATTTGAATGATTTAGATACATATTCATATGGAGATTTAGAAGGTGTAGATTTAGAAGGAGCTAAAAGAAAAAAAGTAAATGTGTATTTAAGAAAAAATAATAAGATAGGTATTAGAAATGAGTTGTGGATTATTCCAACTGTAGGATGTGTAAATGGGATTGGAGAAAATATAATAGAAGAGTTTAAAAAGAGATTTGATATATCAAAAGTAGATGGATTAAATGTTTTTAAACATAATTACGGGTGCTCACAGTTAGGAAAGGATCATATAACAACTAGAACAACACTTCAAAATATAGTGACACATCCAAATGCAGGAGGAGTTTTAGTTTTAGGGCTTGGTTGTGAAAATAATCAAGTGAAAGAGTTCAAAGAAACTTTAGGTGAGTTTGATAAAGAAAGAGTTAGATTTTTGATAGCTCAAGATTCCGAAGATGAAATAGAGGAAGGTGTAGAACTTTTAAAAGAGTTATACGATAAAGTTATTTCTGAATCAAGAGTTGAAAAAGAGTTCGGAGATTTAGTTGTAGGACTTGAATGCGGAGGGTCAGATGGATTTTCTGGAATAACTGCAAATCCACTAGTAGGGGAATTCTCAGACTATATAGTCGAACATGATGGGACAACAATTTTGACAGAAGTTCCAGAAATGTTTGGAGCAGAAACTTTACTTATGAAAAGATGTATTAATAAAGATATATTTAATAAAACAGTAGATATGGTTAATGATTTTAAAAAATACTTTATCTCGTATAATCAGTCTATTTATGAAAATCCATCTCCTGGAAATAAAGAGGGTGGAATATCAACACTAGAAGATAAATCCTTGGGGTGTACTCAAAAATCAGGTATTTCTAAAGTCAAAGATGTATTAAGATATGGAGAGGTAGTCAAATCTAAAGGATTGGTACTTCTTGAGGCGCCAGGGAATGACTTGGTTGCTACTACAGCATTAGGAGCAGCTGGAGCTCATATAGTTCTTTTTACAACAGGACGGGGAACTCCGTATGGTGGATTTGTTCCAACAATAAAAATATCAACAAATACTGAACTGGCAAAGAAAAAGCCAAAATGGATTGATTTTGATGCAGGAAAACTATTAGATAGCAATGTTACAATGAAAGAATTGCTAGATGAATTCGTTGATTATATAATAGAAGTAGTTGAAGGTAGAAAAACAAATAATGAAATAAATAATTTTAAAGAAATCGCTATTTTTAAAAATGGTGTGACTCTTTAA